DNA from Candidatus Neomarinimicrobiota bacterium:
TCCCGATGTAATTTATCCGGCAAGCGTTTTGCAAACCTTAAAAAATAGCAGATTTTATTTAACCAAAGGTGCGGGAAAACATTTAAAGGATGTAGAAAATATATACTGGAAAAATGCAGAGTGGAGCGAATCAAAAAAACAACGTGCCTTGCTTCAATTGGCGCACTCGTCGAATACATTTGGAAAAAAATTAACTGTTACCGATCTTAAAAATGATCCAATTTGCAAACATATTCCAAATCTAAATAAAACATCTGTGGAAGAAATTATTGCAAACATTGATGCCAAAATTCAAAAAGGGATAAAGGACGAAGAAAATCAAGTCTTTTATCATACGGGTCCACATCATGATGATATTATGCTAGGGATGATGCCACACATCATTCATCTCATGCGGTCATCCACCAATTCACATCATTTCGCCAATATGACTTCCGGGTTTACTTCCGTAACAAATGGCTTCATTACCGAAATTTTAAAAAATGCAATCCAATTATTATCAATTGGAAAAATACAAATGGTAGAATTTGCAGATTTTTTCTCTGATGGTTTTAAACGTAAATGGGACAAGGATGTTTTCCATTATCTTGATAAAATAGCTCAGAATAGACCGAAAGGACAAATACGAGGAATGGTTCATAGGGTGATCCGTTGTGTCGTAAAAATTTATAAAATCAAAAATAAAATTGAATTAAAGAACCAAATATTATTAATCATAAATGAACTAAGTAAATGCTATGATGGTGAAAATAATTCTCTAGAAATCCAAAAATTGAAAGGGATGGTTAGAGAATATGAAGAAGAACTAGTTTGGGCAAATTATGGTGTTAGGGTACAGGATATTCATCATTTAAGATTAGGATTTTACACTGGTGAAATTTTTACCGAATCGCCGGAACAGTCTCGAGATGTAGTACCAATTTTGGATCAACTAAAGGAAATAAATCCAACCGTAATATCTTTAGCATTTGATCCCGAAGGCAGTGGGCCGGATACTCATTACAAAGTCCTTCAGTCAATTGCAGACGCAGTTCGTCAATGGAAAAATGAGAAAGATCTTTCCCAATTGCGAATTTGGGGATATCGAAATGTATGGTACCGATTCTCTTTGGATGAAGCAGATTTAATAGTACCTGTCACTTTGAATTCATTAGCCATTTTAAATTCAACGTTTATGAATTGTTATCTTAGTCAAAAAAATGCATCTTTCCCAAGTTATGAATTAAATGGTCCGTTTTGCGATCTGACTCAAAAAATCTGGGTTGAACAACATCAAGATTTACAACTTTTACTGGGACGGGATTATTGGTATCAAAATAATAATCCTCAGCTTAGAGCAGTGCATGGCGCTATTTACTTAAAAGAAATGAACGTGGAAGAATTTCTAGCCTCAGCACGGAAATTAGAGGAATCTATTGAAAGGCCTACTCTGAATTTAAACTAGTTATTCTTACCTAATGGCTCAAACCTATAGATGAATAGACCATCAAATAATGGGCCTGACTCCCGAAAATAATAATCCATAAAATCGACATTTACTGTTTGACCATATTCTGAAGACGCATGGTTTAGATTCTTATTATTAATTAAAATTCCTTCGTGAGCAATGACAATCCCTGACTTGAAA
Protein-coding regions in this window:
- a CDS encoding glucosamine-6-phosphate isomerase, whose protein sequence is MVHNIPLSLTEAAFSKKQGFKSQATKIPYILVDSFPELGLLTALRFLEWVSENPKGIISLPTGKTPEYFIKWTHHLLTNWNDKKLTSMRNNYGLNLKEKPDLSCLTFVQIDEFYPINPKQHNSFNHYIKKYYLNGMGIPEEKAVLINCDQISLFKNKPWSEVFPDGLVDLSLRYKDPKSNTEKEQQRSIFLIDQWCSEYENKINNLGGIGFFLGGIGPDGHIAFNVRGSDHNSTTRLMETNFETQAAAATDLGGIEISKNRLVITIGLGTITTNKNAVAIITAAGEAKATIVKKSLENAPDVIYPASVLQTLKNSRFYLTKGAGKHLKDVENIYWKNAEWSESKKQRALLQLAHSSNTFGKKLTVTDLKNDPICKHIPNLNKTSVEEIIANIDAKIQKGIKDEENQVFYHTGPHHDDIMLGMMPHIIHLMRSSTNSHHFANMTSGFTSVTNGFITEILKNAIQLLSIGKIQMVEFADFFSDGFKRKWDKDVFHYLDKIAQNRPKGQIRGMVHRVIRCVVKIYKIKNKIELKNQILLIINELSKCYDGENNSLEIQKLKGMVREYEEELVWANYGVRVQDIHHLRLGFYTGEIFTESPEQSRDVVPILDQLKEINPTVISLAFDPEGSGPDTHYKVLQSIADAVRQWKNEKDLSQLRIWGYRNVWYRFSLDEADLIVPVTLNSLAILNSTFMNCYLSQKNASFPSYELNGPFCDLTQKIWVEQHQDLQLLLGRDYWYQNNNPQLRAVHGAIYLKEMNVEEFLASARKLEESIERPTLNLN